The sequence accactgATTACGCATCTAAAATACGATTTTGCTCAACTAACATTTTTGTCATAACATTCACCTACACATTCTTTGCTGTGCTATGTACCTATGCTAAATTTGCACTTTAGCGCGAATTTAAGTTGCTTACGTTTCATTATTAAGCTTAGCGAAAATTaagtaatgtatttaaaatgcTATTTTTCATTTTGTCAATTCCATCTCGTAACTTAAGAAATATGTTTACCTATAATAACTTAGTGAATAGCTATATATTGTTTTTCCAAACGTTACACAACGGTCAGACATAGATATAAACGAAGATAAATGAACCATGAATAATTTTGTCAAtgacagaatttaaaaaaaaacgttaaaaaagaTTTTCTTGCGTGTGTCTATTAACTGTACTTAACGAAGACAAAATATTGGTTTAGATTGTTTATTCTTATTGTCAAGAGCAGCTACCGGCGAAATTTTATAGCAAACCGCATGTTACATCTCATGTTATGTATGTGGAGTTTTGACTTTGCAATTCCCAttcaaattttatacgaaagctTTTACGGCGTACTTCACTTATTGGCACTTATGTCGGGTTTTATTTCAGGAATATGGACACTCTAACACACTTATTGAAGGCTTCCCTGGGTACTGGAATCTTAGCCATGCCCAAAGCCTTCAAGGCAGCCGGATTGATCAATGGAATACTCTTCACGGTTATCGTGGCCGTCGTCTGCACTCACTGCTCGTATATACTTGTAAGTTTAGGAATGGGATTATTTGAATAAGAAATATATACACATCGCGATCCATGTGTGTTATACGcatacacaaaaaaatgtaCACACAGCTCATCCTGGACCTCGAAATGTCATAAACGTtgctacctcaagcaccggtcatcgttttcgtcgaacccgtcgctacgttgctacctcaagcaccggtcatcgttttcgtcgaacccgtcgctacgttgctacctcaagcaccggtcatcgttttcgtcgaacccgtcgctacgttgctacctcaagcaccggtcatcgttttcgtcgaacccgtcgctacgttgctacctcaagcaccagtcatcgttttcgtcgaacccgtcgcttgcgacgaagggctcgacgagtaaattaatcctcagacacagcccactgagtttctcgccggaacttctcagtgggtcgcgtttctgatccggtggtagattctgcgaagcacggctcttgctagggttcgtgttagcaacgtcgtcaggtttgagccccgtgagctcacctactagttattaaggttacgctgaaatagcctctcaaggctttcagcttaggtaggtataAAAAAAGGACACACAAATAATACACACACAGCTCATCTTGGACTTCGACGAGGTTGccattaaaatatcataaacgTTGTaccttgtttttatttgtttgttattcttgCTCGCGCTAACGGAACGAACGATcgacattatatatatattgatcATATAGATCATACGAGTAGTTCCGATAATGGAGCTGAAAGTGACCCTTAttgctttaataataaatgaatatttgttTCTTTGAAGTTTACGATGGGACATCGTTTTTAAACAGTTGGTATTGGCTCGGGAGGGCCGATATCtgacatttttaattatctattgGGGAGGGGTGAATGCGCTGATGTTCATCTGGTTTATGGTTAACAGAGCTCATGGAAACAACGTGGTTGCGGCCACCATACGCCTATATCACAATATGTGATATTTAAATCTTTATTAGGCTTTAGAAACTCACAGCCATGTAATTCGAAAAATTTTTTCAATgcagttacattttttttttcggaacaTACTATTGGCAGTTAAATATCTGGGTATGCATAGCAAGTTTTCGTTTTAACAGTATTTTATATGAACGAATTTTATAAACAGGTTAAATGTGCCCACGTTTTGTACAAGAAGACGAAAAAAACTCAGATGTCCTTTGCGGAAGTGGGCGAGGCGGCTTTGGATAACGGTCCACAGCCGTTAAGAAAATGGGCGAATGCTTTCAGGTAAATAACTTTATCAGGTCACAATAGAAATATACTTTCTACGCACAAAGAATAAAGAGTGTGTATTCGAGgtaaagtaaaacaaaaaaaaaacaatttacagtAAATTTCTATTTCATGTTATTGTTTAGTTTGCAATTAATGAAGGCTGATTTTTATAATTGTCAGCTAAAATTTCTTAACAGAATAAACTGCTGcataaacaaatgaaaaaatacaattttaaatacctaattaattttatgcgctggatgatttttatttgttgtttcaaTAACTATATACCCCAGAAGTCTTCACGGATCCTTTTGAACCACCTTCAGTGGTGTTGGATGCTACTAGTAATAACGCTGGCTGTCATAAAAGCACAAGTCACCGTACTCATCAAACTCGAGTTCGATGTGACAGCTAACCCAAACTATAACCCCATTGAGTCTAGCCACGGATATTCTTAACTGGTCGCGATTCCAAACCCGTAGAAGATTCACTCGCAAAGCAGTTGCCCTCGAGCTAATAGATCACCTTCGAATAAGCTGATCAGTTTTTAGCAAAGTTCCACAACTGCTGACTGAACCCGCATACGCAAATTCGTCTGGTTGAAACCAAAAATTCTCCCATCAGCAATTACTCCATCCAAAATATAACCTTCCTAAttgctaatttttatttttaggatATTCATCGTCATTAGTCTCTTTATAACGTACTTTGGGACGTGCTCCGTCTATACGGTCATAATAGCACGAAACATTTTACaggtaaatattaaatacacataTATAAAACAATTGTATCATTATGATTAACTTTTCAATGATACATTTAAATTCAAACCAGCTTTACTTTGTCAAATTATCATATATGTAAcggcaaattaaaattttatcgaatAACCAGActtaaacaatatatttttattatctaatgTGTTTGGCGtctaacattttaattattctcTTCCATATCAATGTTGAACACAGTACGTAAACTAAATATCATTTTTACTAAATacgtgataatttttttaacttccAGATAATTCAGTTCTACTGCGGCGATATTATCAATGAacgttttctcattataatattactgGTCCCACTTATTCTCATGGCCTGGATTCGAAATCTCAAGTACTTAGCTCCTGTGTCAATGATCGCGAATTTATTCATGGCTGTGGGTCTAGGGATCACCCTTTACTACTTAGTAGGTACTGGACAACTGCAATACGATAAGATCAAGGACATGCTCTTCAAACATCCCAGCGAATGGCCCGAATTCTTTTCGCTCACAATTTTCGCAATGGAAGCCATCGGAGTTGTGATGCCTCTCGAAAACTCAATGAAGACCCCTCGTGCGATGCTCGGTATCTGCGGTGTATTGAACAAAGGCATGTCCGGTGTTACACTAGTCTACATTCTTCTTGGCTTCCTCGGCTACCTGCGGTTCGGAGAAGAAGTCCAAGATTCCATCACTCTTAGTTTAGGGGACGCGATGTAAGTATTCTATTTAATGATTGTCTTCACTTACCCATGATAGGAGAGCACGTACCTTATATTCAACGTCACCCATGTCGCTCACAATCTGCAGGGTGTGAACACTCGTGAACACACGTCACTAGATTTTAGTTAACGAAAGTAAATTAACAAGAGATATGTTAGAGATAAGGGGTTGTAAACGAGTCACCCGTACGGTTTGGTACCATAGTCATGTCTAGTTCTGCCAGAAAGCAATTGCGCTGTCTAATGTGCAGATTTGCCCCGGTAATCAATCCTTCCCATCTGGATAGACAATaaaacctactttttttttaactgtcatcacatatacaatttatattcgctttataattaaaatgcCCATTTCCAAAGCTGTGTTTCCCAAGAAGAAAGTACAATTTAGATAATTTACGTGCACTTGTACCGCGTAGGTCGCGATAATCTTAGGATGTTTGCTAAACGAGCCAATGTTTTCCTTTCCAGCCCTGCTCAAATAGTAAAACTGTCTATAGCCATTGCAGTATACTGCACTTTTGGCCTGCAGTTCTTCGTGTGCATTGATATTATGTGGAACGGTATTAAGGATAAATTCACGAAACGACCGGAGCTCGCCGATTACATCATGAGAACGATTATGGTCACGGTGTGCGTGTCGATTGCCGCGGCCGTTCCCCAGATTAGTCCTTTGATGGGAGTCATTGGCGCATTCTGTTTCTCCATCCTCGGTCTTATCGCACCAGCAATGATTGAAGTCATTACGTATTGGGAACCGGGAGTCGGCCCAGGAAAGTATTTGATCTGGAAAAACATTCTAGTGGTTATTTTTGGTACATTCTCCTTAGTTTTTGGTACTAAAGACGCCATACTTGCAATTTTAAAAGActtctaaaattataaatagccCTAAACCAAATTAAGGAATAATCTTCAAAGATTATTGTGATAGGAAAAGCGTGGCTTACAGTGTAACTATTAGTTAATAAAACACTATGTTTATTCAATAAATTAGATGTGGTCTTTCCACGTAAAACGGCACCAATATTTTAAATCTAGGATCtagcataaaaatattttgtccggataaaataaaatgagatcacTGCGTCCTCGCCCTAACGACTTCTTCATCCGTCCGTAGAAGTATGAAAACTTACCTTTTATCCAACTCAAATTCCCAccaatttcgatcctgactccTGATCTGGCCCATTCCCTAGAGAGTTCAAGTTAGACAGGCGGGATGCGTTATGAAATTGTAGCCGAAACAAACGATTGATTTGTTCCAATCCCACCTATCAGGAATGTGGGCAAGAAGAAAAATTCAGATTTACATTGACCAAGTGCTTAAAGGTTTACTTATGAACCAATTTTGTTAGTTCATGAATTATATTTAGCTTGTGCCACTGAGGTGTAACAACGATGGGACCAGATTCTGCGAAAATTTGGTCTGTTAAGTTAAATTTTTACGATTTGTTCCTGTAAACAACTAAAGTTTATAGGAGTCTTATAAGAGAAcgcaaaataaataatgaaattcaatTACATTCCCGTACCAGGAATTGAGAGTGAATGTTTTGATTGAAGATTTAGATGTTTAAGGCTTCGCGTTTACTTCACATATTGGTTCGCATTCGTTGGTTTATCTGTGAAAAGATTTTCTTTGTAGCCAATAGGATTACTTAATTGTATtagaaaaaagtattaaaatatcgAAATGTCAAAAGTTTCACCAATACAATCGCgtcaataatgttaattttttttgcactGCCTAAATTAGCGAAACTCCACactaaattattaacattacttCACATGAAACGATGTATGAATAAGTAATCAAAGttgcatttaaatattttatgttttgaaaatttatttattaaataaattaaaattattcaaatatcttgtattgtattcaaatataaatagGTATATAAGTATGCAGTACATATTATTGTGTaatgttacaaaataaaaagaaaacacttGAATGGTAACTTTGAACCACAGTCGAGGTGAATaatcacaaaaatattgtactgaatcaaatattacaataacttaataataataaaaatgaaaatgctccTTCGACTATGGTCAtcatatttattgtgataaAAGACATCGAAAGATCAGAAGAAATCCTTGTGATAAATACTAACGACCAAAGTTTTTAAAGTAGTGTTTATCTAAGTCTTACAATGCAATTTGAATACAATTGCAATATACAGAGTGTAGCAAAAACCTTATCCGACCGTGAAATATTTACTCAACATCGAAATGTTTACTGCGTTGtagaacaacaacaaaaaaagctggaggaaataaaactaaaaactatGAATTTACGAGTGCAATCATAACGAGAACCTTTAGAACCATGATAAAAATATGCTTTTGATGCCGTCCAATTCAGTTCACTTAATGAAATGGTTCATGTAATGTAACAATTCTTAAACTGGCCTAAGTGTCTATAGGGGAGCTAATTCTAGCTATAAAAATGCTTAGTCTCTATTAAAACATTAATGGAATTTAAGCTTCTTCTAAGAAACTTGTTTTTTATTAGTGTTCTATTTAGGAAATTACGAATTGATGCTCTAAATATTGATTTAGAGGGAACAATAGAGAGATAACGATGTTTCTTGATCGTTTCTAAGggtcaaaaatattatatagtgTAAAAACACACTATATACCTAACTTGATCAgttaattttgaaattcaacGTTTAAAAAGAGTTTTATCATTTCCTCTAATATTAGTTCAGTATCTGCAACCAAACTATGTATAACGCAATTCAAGCTaatctattttagtttttaaagcaCAACAAAACCGTGTTAATTGCatagaccagtgattctcaaccactgttccgcggcacttttgtgtgccgccaaatttcaaaagtgtaccgccaaattttgcgaatatatataataatgttaatattattaaattatatcattttaaaagaaaaatactttaaaattcaatatatatttaaatccacaaaaaaaatatagtatattttagtttattttgtatattaaaataaatatattaaaattttttgataaactatttatgcaatGTGTAGtaggtaaataatttttatcatttttttttgtgtgccgccaaattttgaaatcgttaaatatgtgccgcaacaaaaaaaaggttgagaatcactggcaTAGACCTATATATAGGTTTTATACTTCAGTGGTTAAGTGAAGCTTTCTGTATCCCCTTTCTGTATTCCCTTAGACATACCTACTGATATCGTAAGTCAGTTTGAGGGTCTTGTAATTGTTAATGGAAGGAATTTAACAATGTCATTGTGCTTTAACGGTACTATGGAAGTgaattatagtttttgttacACTCTGTCTTTCAATGAAATATGTTTAAGAGATTTTGGTACAACTCCTGTGTTAGATATCAACAGCCCTCATAATTTTCAAATACGAAGTTGAGGAAGTTCCTATTAAATAATTGTTTGTATTACATTATATaattagtgttattttttttttgtttaccattcataataataattgggcACACCGAACATTTTATGTattgatatatttaatattatttatatgtgtgtATGAAATTTGTATCAGAAATTATACAATTTACAAgctatttgatttttaatggaTTACCTGGTCGTtgcgtaaaaaaatataaaaatggtgtGCATCATACATCATTAAACTGAACAAATACGTTGACAGTACTTTGTaagttactagcgacccgccctcgctccgCTTCCGAAactgtaatatattattgatttCACCACTGACACGCACTATACCACACACGAAGACAAgcacgagagagagagagagagggaaagAGATTGTACTTCAAAGTACAAAGGGTGattttatcgctaagagcgatctcttccaagcAACCAACATTCAAACAGGTGGATAAGAATCGTAAcgataatttaataacattacaCAAAAAAGAATAAACTATCAAGATATGACCTTCGTTCGTGGTTACGATGATATGTTATGACAGATTCAAGGAGTTTTTATTCAACTCAATAGTTTGGCGATATTCTGTGCTTCTAAGAGCTTAAAATAggacattgtgcaccaagggagaaaagtcgGACATTTCCTCTCGCGTGTAACGCGTAAATACGCTGCAGgaaatgtcaaacttttctcccgcggtgcacatactattttttctcctaccagaccgaaagttcgtggagtaccgagccggggtccaggggcgaaacCAGGAGCGAAGCCCTGTCGGGGGTAGGGGGGGAAGACGGAGCCAccccatactcataaaaaacaatttaactgttttttttatttttaaataaactactactaattgaataagaactgtctgatgaactcatctttgtttaatacttcactattaaattttattgccttttgtttatttcacttttacactaaacacaatattgcaaattactcgagcgcaacaatggcggagaattttaggtgcgtgagagcagacgtagacactaacgcgcatgcgtacttgtacccagggagaaaaagttacactttcttccctgtacagcgggaggaaaaccgaactttcggcgtaggtaggagaaaaatgtACCTTCATGGTGGTAGCGATATTATAGTTATGTAGGTAGCGGCCTGATATTTCCAATGTAGATGGGCGACAGAAACCAGGAAGAACCGCTGGCTCGCCTATCTACAGCAGCAATGAGAAAGttatagaatataaaattaaatctgacgaatttgaagattttttttattgcttgaatgggtggacgagctcacaacccacctggtgttaagtggttactggagcccatagacatctacaatgtaaatgcgccacccttcttgagatataagttataagttctaaggtctcagtttagttagaacggctgccccaaccttcaaaccaacacgcattactgattcacggcagaaataagcaatgtggtggtgcctacccgtgcggattcactagaggtcctaccaccagtaagaaccaTCTACCACCATGACCTCGATACTAAAGTTGAGAGGTCGTCTTCAAGCATAACAATACTCAGGGAGGCTTGTAAAGACACGAATAACCCACAGGGCTCATCTTGGTATTAACTTCGGTAAGATATTCTGATCGCCTCTTCCTAGAATAATTGGGATACGACTTATCTCCAACAGTACAGcgtaatgtaaaaataaaagacgtacttaaaaattattatatttattgtgaaCAGTGAAT is a genomic window of Bombyx mori chromosome 1, ASM3026992v2 containing:
- the LOC101746014 gene encoding proton-coupled amino acid transporter-like protein pathetic; this encodes MVNEPNGAIPAPQELETFISPDEKNKEKIVSKYNMTKDAESGDFDPFTERKLDTPTSNMDTLTHLLKASLGTGILAMPKAFKAAGLINGILFTVIVAVVCTHCSYILVKCAHVLYKKTKKTQMSFAEVGEAALDNGPQPLRKWANAFRIFIVISLFITYFGTCSVYTVIIARNILQIIQFYCGDIINERFLIIILLVPLILMAWIRNLKYLAPVSMIANLFMAVGLGITLYYLVGTGQLQYDKIKDMLFKHPSEWPEFFSLTIFAMEAIGVVMPLENSMKTPRAMLGICGVLNKGMSGVTLVYILLGFLGYLRFGEEVQDSITLSLGDAIPAQIVKLSIAIAVYCTFGLQFFVCIDIMWNGIKDKFTKRPELADYIMRTIMVTVCVSIAAAVPQISPLMGVIGAFCFSILGLIAPAMIEVITYWEPGVGPGKYLIWKNILVVIFGTFSLVFGTKDAILAILKDF